The DNA window GTTAATTAGCTTAGTTAATTATCTATGCCATAGCAGCGATGATATGATGATTTTGAAGTGCAGGCCATTGGCCACCGGATAATTTTTGGTTTCTGGGTTTAGCTTAGAGGTGATCACATCGGTCATGCatgaattattattttgtgttCTCGGGATGTTCAATTTGATTTATTCATTAGTCTCCTGGATTGATGGAAGTGCTCGAAGTGGCAGTGTAATACAAGTTTAATTAATCCAAATTGTTAGATTGCCACAAATCTGATTCTATTGGAACAATTCTATGTCAACTTTCCTCATAGAATTTAAGTGAATTTGGTTCgttttgattatattttattttcatattctcTCCGTTCTGTATTATAAGGTTTTATGGTCTTGACtagatttagatttatatatgtgctaataaatctgtatacatatacaaaacatatatatcgaTACAGTGGTGAATCTAGGCAAATCTATCGATGCTACACTGGGTAATTAAATATCAAAGGTAATCACAAAATTGATTTAGATTTGTAATATAAACATTGtgtatgtttattttattatcccAATAAAATCTCTTGTATTATcgaacataaaaaatattataagtaaACTTATAAACATGATAAACAAAATCTATCTATTGGAATAACTGTTGGGAGGCACTATGTCagcaaatttgaaaaaaaaaaagcaaaactatATTCGAAACAAAGCGGCCTCGAGAGATTTTTTTGGCTCTTTTTGTGAGGTTAGGAGCTTAGGGCATTTACTGTTCGTCAGTAACTCAGAGTATGTATTTGAATGCGTGTTAATAGGGTAACACCGTAACACTTGCATGTTCTTTGatacaatttttctataaaaaaaatcataagcaATAATACACCATGGAAGGAAAGGGAACAGCAAAGTATAGTAGTACACCAGAATcacttaaaattttcaaaggaAACTTATACACAAGTTCAGCTTCTTCCAAGTAGAGGCATCGAATTTCCATTGAATTCGAATAACTAATCTACGTATGGGATGCACAGAAACTGAACCACATTTGAATCTTTGAACCCCATTTGATCGAGAGAGACAAACACAactcatagtttttttttataatctcCCCTTTTGATttgaaacaatgcatgtttgattgAATCTCGAGGGGCACGGGAAGAAGAAACACACGACAACCCTACAAAACATCGCTAAATTTAGCAAACCGCAGAGCAAGCGTCTCTGTCCCCGGAACTCGCTGCCGCGCCAGACGATCTCGCGCCACCGCCATGCAAGAACCGCCAAGAACCATGAGCCGTCGccaggacgacggcgaggtcgtcATCGAGAGCCACGACAACAATGCCGCGGagagaagcggcggcggcggcgccgcggaaTTAGACGACGGGGAGAGGACCGACCGGCCGGAGCCGTTCTTCCCGTGTGTCGACGACAGGGCGGCGTTCTCCGACGCGGAGCGTGTCGTCGATGACGAGGAGGACACCGAGTTCCccgatggcggcgacgaggaggaggaaggtgaCGACGTGCGTGTCTCCTTCGCCAGCGCCGTCGGGGATCATCTCCGCGAGGAGCAGAGCGAGCTGGatgagggggaggagggggaggaggacgtGTCGCGGTACGACTACGGCATGTGGATGGAGGCCGAGCCGATGTCCATCCAGGAGCGCCGTCGGCGGCTGCTCCAGGGGATGGGGCTCGCCGCCAGCAGCAGGGACCTcctccgcggccgcggcgcgagGGTGAGGTCGATTCCACCCAACATCCCGCGCTGCACGTCGAGGCGCCCGTCGTCCCAGGCTGCGGCCGCCGCGGATGACGCGCAGCCAAGCAcctcggcggccgcgccggtgGACGAGGAGAAGCCCCTGGATACCGTGAAACGGCAGAGGAACGGCGCCCTGACGCGGTGCCGGTCGGAcagccgcctcgccgtccgcggcggcggcgcggcgaggaagaCGCAGTCGTTCCGCCGCGTGTGCTCGGTGCCGCACTCGCTCCACGGCTCGCCGGTGCACAAGGCCCTCCGCGCGGCTGCTCGCTGCCCGATGCCATCGGCGGCTTCTTCCAAGGATGGCAGAGAAGACAACGGCGACTCCGGGAACAGCCGCCGCGGCATCACCATCAAGAACCTCGACGACGGCAAGGAGTTCGTGGTGAGCGGCCAGCCGGCGGACGGCTCGTGGGGCGCACTCAGCGACCCCCAGAGCGGCGTGAAGCTGAGCTTAGACGAGTTTGAGCGGTTCATCGGCTACACGCCGCTCGTGAAGCAGCTGATGCGCCGCAGCCAGAGCCAGCCGGTGCCAGCGggcgcggcgaacggcggaacgaagccggagaagaagaaacCCCGGTGGTTCAAGAACATCAAGCTCGTGGCCTCGGCAGCCGGCCTCATCCACGAGAAGGAAAAggacggcaacggcggcggctgcgggggCGCCAGGACGGCGGCCGCGCAAGAGTCCGCGTCCGCGGTGACCATGTCCAAGTCGGCGTCCGCCAACGCCTccatggcgtcgtcgtcgtccttaGAGCGGCCCAAGGTGCACAGCTACGGCAAGTCGGGGAAGGATCTGACGGGGCTGTGCCTCCGGCAGGAGGTGCGCGCGCACGAGGGCTCAATATGGTGCATCAAGTTTAGCCCCGATGGCATGTTCctcgccagcggcggcgaggaccgCGTCGTGCACGTCTGGCGCGTCACCGATGCCGACGCCCCGTCGTCCGTCATGTCTCCGCAGCTCTCGGCCTCGCAGAGCCTCCCGCCGCTGCCTTCCCAAGGCGACGGCGGGTCACTGGTGCCGGGGCTGGCGGCGCAGCTGTCCAGGAAGGCGCGTGTGCGGCGCTGGAAGAGCGGCAAGGACGTGCTACCGGAGCACATCGTCGTGCCGGAGACCGTGTTCGCGCTCGCCGACGAGCCGGCGTGCTCCCTCGAAGGGCACCTCGACGACGTGCTCGACCTCGCCTGGTCCAAGTCCCAGGTAATCACGAGCTCCCTGCACCCCATTCTTGCACCGCAATGGCTACCACCCACCCCTCGTATTTACTTAAGCGTGTCCGCCATTGTCGATCTCATGATTCTCATCTCGAGCTGCAGCaactgctgtcgtcgtcgatgGACAAGACGGTGAGGCTCTGGGACACGGAAGCGAAGGCGTGCCTGAAGCTGTTCCCGCACAACGACTACGGTGAGCTTTCGCGCCTCGCCGTTCGGCGCACGCCGCGctcgcgcggccgccgccaatgGCGGCTACCTTGATCGATCTGATCGCCCTGTGCTGTGGTGGCAGTGACCTGCGTCCAGTTCAACCCGGTGGACGACGGCTACTTCATCAGCGGCTCGCTGGACAGTAAGGTGCGGATCTGGAGCGTGGCGGAGCGGCAGGTCGTCGACTGGAGCGACCTCGACGACATGGTCACCGCCGCTTGCTACACCCCGGATGGCCAGGTACACGCCAATTAACCCTAGCAGCTATGTCCACCTCGAACTCGATTAGCTCGTCAGCCATTGATGCTTGCTTGATGCGTGGATGTGTCGCAAGGCCGCCATTATTGGGTCGCACAAGGGGAGCTGCCGGTTCTACAAGGCAACAGATTGCAAGCTCAACCAGGAGGCGCAGATCGACATGAGCATATCCAAGAAGCGCAAGTCGCATGCGAAGAAGATCACCGGATTCCAGTTTGCGCCGGGGAACCCGTCGGAGATCCTTGTGACGTCGGCGGACTCGCAGATCAGGGTGTTCAACGGCATCACCGTGCTGCAGAAGTTCAAAGGTACGGCAATGGCggcacgccgcgccgcgtcacCGTGTCAAAAGCTCATCGTTGCACACGGCTGCACGAACCTCACAGCCCAAAGGCAACCTGTGTCCCTTCCTGCCAGGGTTCAAGAACACCAGCAGCCAGATCTCGGCGGCGTACTCCGCCGACGGCCGCTACGTCGTCTGCGCCAGCGAGGACTCCAACGTCTACGTGtggcggcgcgccgcggcgccgggcgGCGCCACCGGGGGCAGCGTCGCCGTCAAGGCCAAGACGTGGCGCACCAGCCGCGCCTACGAGTGCTTCTTCTGCAAGGACGTGTCGGCCGCCGTGCCGTGGCCGCGGTCACCGTgcctaccaccaccaccgcgcgtcggcggcgacgacgacgagcgctcgtcgtcgagcgtgcgcggcgccgtcgtcggtggCGACGCGACGCGGAGCCCCGCACGCCACCAGGGGAGCTTGCCGCTCCGGCCCAAGTCCGGCCCGATGACCTACTCCGGCGAGAAGCAGCTGGGCGTGCCCAGGGAGCCGTCGTCGCGgtggcacggcggcgcggagggcggcAACGCGTGGGGGATGGTGATGGTGACGGCGAGCCTCGGCGGCGAGATCAGGGTGTACCAGAACTTCGGCCTGCCCCTAAGGTTGTTCAGAGGCCAGGGCCATCTCTTCCACTAGAAAAAAGTGATTTATTTCCCAATCTATTCATTTTTTGCAcagccaaaaattaaaaaaaatcatatttagtGGTACTGAGGAATTCATTCTTGATTTTTTGTAACTcataacttcttttttttttggggggggggggttgatttgatgtgatgattTTTGCAACAAAAGAAAGTCTTGTAGATTTTGGTATTTGCTGGGATATGTGCATTTGATTATCTTGGTTTTTGGGGTAGTGTAGAAAAAGTGTGGTTTTCTCATGGATGAGCAAATTGTACATGTTGGTTGGTACAAGCTGAAGGGCAAGGTAGAATGTAGGACAAAGttgtaaattaaattaaagaaaagagGACAAGGTTGTAATGTACATGTAATGGATTTGATTTGAGAAGACATAATGAGTATGAGCAATGGttttaactatgttttttttatatgtccaATACATTGTttactttttcctttttaagaaCAAAGCAGTGTTTTTCTTTAAAGGCAAGAACAAGCtcatgttttttaaagaagtttcacataaaaaattgTGCCTAACTGGATTTGAGTAATGGGCCATGAATTATTAAAGAGTTTTACTCACATCCTTCCTTttataccttgagataccggtacctcaaggtaccaaatcgtttctcaccttggatctagctaagtaccaaatcgtttctcaccgatccaacgatcagaaacgatttagtaccgcgaggtaccggtatcttgaggtacaaAAGAATGGACGGAAGTAAAACTCATTATTAAATGGTACTGTGGGCTGTCAAGTGTGGCTTTCTGTCATCAGCTGAACAAATTTGGGCTGTTCAATGGGCTCAAAGAGGGTCTCTAAACGGCAGAGATTCAGCTACTTCAGGCATCCTtctgaagaaagaagaaaaagaaagttgcTTAGGAATCAGCAATGATCGATCTGACTGCTTAACATTCAGAATGCACATCTTGTTGGCTTCTTTTCAAGAAACCAGCCCATAGTTCAGTTTCTCAAACCAAAAATTCCATCTTTCTATTAGGCTGTTAATGGTGAGaggttttagttttatattattaaaaataccaCGTAAGCAATAACACAGGTAATTCATGGTTGAAATAGCACATACAATGTACTGTTTcattttgatgttttataaGCAATACATGTAAGAGACAAGATACATTGGAACACCGTACGTATGATTTTATCTAGACGAAACACATCCCATCTTTCTCTTCATTGATTGCTTGccacatcataaaaaaataataacatgaCATTATAGTTATTGAGGATAAAACTCCCAAGTGACCTTAAACAACTTCGCTCGAAATAGCTCAAGGAAGTCCAATCGTAAATTTTGCTTAAACCTGTGATTGGACGCCTAAAGTTTGTGGGCGTGTGTTTCTGAGTTGAGAGGAGATGATGGTTACAGAAACAAGGTTGAACTGGAGCAGTTGGTGacttggtgatttttttttttcagataggGAAGATGGTTACAATAGTCTACCCCTTAAGTAAGGTAATTAGGATTTGACTAGGAGCATATCCTGTCAGGAGCAGTGCATGCTTCAGAAGCTGATGACTTGATGCATGGTTGTCaacccaaaaaatatatttaaacttgTCCCATATCATGGTAATCCCTTTTGACTATTTGCTTATGATGTCagtctgaagtctgaacctgCAATCGAATTCCTGCCTTCTTGTCAACCAGCATCTTCAGGACCACATTAGCACCACTTGTCAGTTCAAGCATATAGATCAAATACTCTGTTGAGTTTTCAATTAGTGGTCAACCATGCCAACCAAATTGGTTTATGTGCCAACAAAATTGGAAAGGTTGAATAATTCCTTATGATAACACTGTTCTTATCttctgaaattttattaaGCTGCATGGAGCATGCACATCTTTTTAATTGAAGCCGTCTGTTTTCCTTTATAATGTTTCTCTATTTCACAATTCAAAACTGAAAGTTCAGTTCATGCTTGGATGTTTCTCTCGGAgcatacaatatatatttaaccataTCGAAGAGTCGGAGTAATCTCTGTATCTGGTGCAGGCTCTGACTACATCACtatatatatggttataaTTATGATCGAccactaattttttatatctaaaaagAGAAATAGATGGAAAATTCAGTAGTTGGATGATTGGTTTCATTTATATGGAGTTCTAGGTAAACCATGGTCATGCTTGTCAAGTTATGAAATGAAAGTTGGAGAACAACGTAGATCTAGAACAATATCTCGGGTTTTCAATGACTATATTATAATGTTCAGGTTCCTGAATTTCGGTAGGATTAGGCAGAAAACGTCTCACtctgaaagaaaaagggaTACTGTGGCCAGTGAGACAGCATCTTTCTCCACGATCATTCTCATGTCCACAATCCTAACCTTGATGGCATACatgattcataattttttatccagTTGTACATTAATAAAGCATGATATAAATTCAAAGGCCAACAGTCCTCTTTTAGTTCAT is part of the Oryza brachyantha chromosome 11, ObraRS2, whole genome shotgun sequence genome and encodes:
- the LOC102702980 gene encoding WD repeat-containing protein 44-like codes for the protein MSRRQDDGEVVIESHDNNAAERSGGGGAAELDDGERTDRPEPFFPCVDDRAAFSDAERVVDDEEDTEFPDGGDEEEEGDDVRVSFASAVGDHLREEQSELDEGEEGEEDVSRYDYGMWMEAEPMSIQERRRRLLQGMGLAASSRDLLRGRGARVRSIPPNIPRCTSRRPSSQAAAAADDAQPSTSAAAPVDEEKPLDTVKRQRNGALTRCRSDSRLAVRGGGAARKTQSFRRVCSVPHSLHGSPVHKALRAAARCPMPSAASSKDGREDNGDSGNSRRGITIKNLDDGKEFVVSGQPADGSWGALSDPQSGVKLSLDEFERFIGYTPLVKQLMRRSQSQPVPAGAANGGTKPEKKKPRWFKNIKLVASAAGLIHEKEKDGNGGGCGGARTAAAQESASAVTMSKSASANASMASSSSLERPKVHSYGKSGKDLTGLCLRQEVRAHEGSIWCIKFSPDGMFLASGGEDRVVHVWRVTDADAPSSVMSPQLSASQSLPPLPSQGDGGSLVPGLAAQLSRKARVRRWKSGKDVLPEHIVVPETVFALADEPACSLEGHLDDVLDLAWSKSQQLLSSSMDKTVRLWDTEAKACLKLFPHNDYVTCVQFNPVDDGYFISGSLDSKVRIWSVAERQVVDWSDLDDMVTAACYTPDGQAAIIGSHKGSCRFYKATDCKLNQEAQIDMSISKKRKSHAKKITGFQFAPGNPSEILVTSADSQIRVFNGITVLQKFKGFKNTSSQISAAYSADGRYVVCASEDSNVYVWRRAAAPGGATGGSVAVKAKTWRTSRAYECFFCKDVSAAVPWPRSPCLPPPPRKKCGFLMDEQIVHVGWYKLKGKLNKFGLFNGLKEGL